The genome window TGTAACAGGGAGTTTGGAGGGAGTTGTGCAGTGTCGTCTCCTTAGCGAAGCCAAAGTCTGTCAGTTTCAATGTGGCGTTACTCTCCTTGGTGGTGTAGAGCAGGTTTTCGGGCTGTTGTGTGAGtgagaatgagaggaaagaaatcAATTTAGAGATTCAAAACAATATAATTAGAAAGAAATTCATCGTCTCTAAAGGATTATTTTGACAGCAGCAGTACCTTCACATCTCTGTGAGCGATGTCCATGTGGTGGAGGTATTCGATGGCCGTGCCGATGTCATGCATGATCTCTGATGCCTCTGATGGACAGAGACAGCACAGATGCACCAGTACAGGATACAACATGGAGACTCAGAtaataaacagcaaaatatgaACTCCAGCTCACCTCTCTCCGTGAAGGCCTGGTCCCCTCTGGCTTGAATGCGACTgaacagctctcctccctccatacTGAGACAAGATTAACAAAGAGATCAGAACTGGGGCAATGAGGGGAACTCATGGCAAATGACCACAGTTCTCCGCTGCAATCAGATGAGTCCAGTCTTCTGAGCCACAGCAGACTCAGATGACTCCAGCAGTAAGAACACACTAAAGGAAAACTGCACGCGAAAACAGGATTTACATCATGCTGCTATGTTAAGTTTACACTGTAAAGTTAAGACAAAATACAgatgaaatgcaaatgaaatgatGGTGTTATCAGGTGACACTTGATTCAGCGAGCgcagagtttgtttttgttcaagaCACATGACAAATTAGCTTTATTTCAAAGTGCAGCATAGCTGTGAATCAGAAAATGTTccatattcaaaataaaagtggcTTCTTTTGAAGGCTGTCTGAACTCCtagcattaaaaaataatctgtgCTTTCCAGTCACAAGAGCACACTGCTAAAATAATATTTCTGACCAATTTAGAATCAGAGTTTCCTTCTTTAAGAGTCCAAAATCTTATTTAAAAGCAAAGGCTGCCATttggaagaggaagaagatcaGCTCATTTTGAATTTATATTCACCGAAGGAGCATGCAAGTATGAATATACTTGGATGAAACTGGTATTGTGTCTATTTTTCTTGTGTTCCCAAAGTCCACCTTCAAATGCAAGCACAAAACTAAATTCCAATCCTCAGTGGTCATTCAAAAGCTATTTGAGATGCATTCCATGCCAGCTGTGAGTTTAAATTAATCTCAGCAGGACATAGATATGATCAAGATATTATATTGCTAAATACAAGACACAAGTTCTGAACAGGGTTATGGCATCATAATAGTTGTTCCATTGTCCACAAAGGAAGCATCCTTGGGATGTGACCTCTATCTTTCTGCTGTTCAGCTTAACAGGATACTTTTTCAGATATACAAATTAACACAAAGCTGTTTAACattatagaaaaaaacatgtgcAATCTCTGATAGTGCAGGGTTTTTCTTACAGGCTTAGAATGTAATGCTCACCACTCCATTATAATGAGGAGGCACTTCTTCCCATGGTGCATGTTCTCGTACAGGCTGAGTATCGGGACGATGTGGGGACCTCCGGACACTCGCCAGTGCAGCTCAACCTCGCGTCTGGCTTTAGGAGTATCATACAGAATCTGCTCCAAAACAGTCAGagtaaagaaacagaaacatgttatGTCTAAATGAATGGGTTTCCCACCTGCATCTGTATTGTTAATCATAATGTCCATGGTAGACAGGCTTCatcaattttgtttttaaatcgataaacacacacagacacacatacgtTTCCCCAGTGTGTACAGCACTGTTTGTGGCAACTCTTAAAGCCATTAATCTACAGCTGTTTGCTGGGCAGTAATTTCCTCTGAGAACATTAAGAGTGAATACTTTAAGAGTGCATTCAGCAACTTGTTCTATCGTTACAGacacagtgctgcagcagcagcagcagtggcacaGACATGCAGACCCCAGCCCAAACCCTCGTGGATGTCAAAATGCATTTTGAGCACTTATGGTGGAGGAAGGCTCAGACATGAATGTTTATATGGGTGTGACTTTCCTCCAAAGCCTTTATGCACCAATCACAGCATTACCACTCACAGAGCTCACTTACACAGAGAGCTAGCACTTTGCATTTCATCATACCTTTACGGTTGCGGCTCACCACCAAAGATATTCCAAAGAGAATGTGTAGAGGCACTGGTGGGGCTgctcttcctgtttgtgttttcataagGCTTTGCTGCAACCCTACAGCCAGCTGTTTATTGACTTACCAGCCCTGAATTTCCCAAGATGCATATTTCCCATGTTGCCTTTCAaaatcactgtgaaaatgtattgagctgaatatttaatgttgagtagatgaatgaaaatgcagactttcacttttgttttaagTCAGAGGCACAGATGCTCACAGAtatgtaaaacatttacagagcaGATCATTGTCCACACAACCATCATCACACTAGAGTGGAAACTGTGTCAAAACATCCCAGACAGCACATCACTGTCTGTCAGACACATCCCCTGTCTGGGTAACTCAGTGACTGAAACTGCTCCATCAATGGTTCATCTGATATTTCATCTGCGTCATATGATATCATCATTTATAGAAACTGGGAACCATCACTGGACACAAACTTTAAATCAAATCATGTTTCCGCATGgggaaaatgtaatttctgcACAGTAGAGGACACCATTAAACGGAGGGGACCACAAAGACTGAGGAGAAATGAATAATTGAtggctcttttcttttccagtgaAAGCAACCGTTTATAAGACTGATTAGATCACACAGGATTAAGaagcagcagacaaacacacaccttcaggGCACATTTCTCTCCCGTCTTCTTGCAATAACATTCCAGCACTTTGCCATTAATTCCCAGGCCGAGAACCTGAGCTGTGATTTTATAGTCATCTGTCACTGCGTTTCTTCTAAAATCCAGTTTGGAGTAAGCAGGTGGCTGCAGGTCAGCGAGGCCGCTGCTGCTCAGGCTGTTGGAGCCGCTGTGTTGCGCTGTCCCGTGCTGCGCAGTAATTGGATTTCCCGACTGCTCCTCCTGGTtatgatgcatttttttgtttgtttgttttctgtttttaaaaaaaagccgACAGTGGCGCAGAGCAAATGTCACCAGTCTCTACCACAGAAAATATCGAGTGTCATCTTAGTCCATCACCGTATGTCCAGAGGACTTTCGTTCTTCCCCAAAGAACATATCGAACCACTTTGAACACTGTGCAAGAAAAATGGGGAATGCAATCTCTAAAACCTCCTTGGTGTACAGAAAAGGGCGGAGGTCTGAAATCGCACCGTTGTATTGGCGAAAGAGAACTTCAACAGAGTCTAACTAAACACTGCATTTAAGTGCAGGGTGATAGAAGAAActaaatcagaaaacaaaaggcaaaaaaaaatccGGTACCCCAGCCTGGTCCTCATCACGGTTATCTGCCTCTTCCTGCAGGGTACACCAACCTCTNNNNNNNNNNNNNNNNNNNNNNNNNNNNNNNNNNNNNNNNNNNNNNNNNNNNNNNNNNNNNNNNNNNNNNNNNNNNNNNNNNNNNNNNNNNNNNNNNNNNNNNNNNNNNNNNNNNNNNNNNNNNNNNNNNNNNNNNNNNNNNNNNNNNNNNNNNNNNNNNNNNNNNNNNNNNNNNNNNNNNNNNNNNNNNNNNNNNNNNNNNNNNNNNNNNNNNNNNNNNNNNNNNNNNNNNNNNNNNNNNNNNNNNNNNNNNNNNNNNNNNNNNNNNNNNNNNNNNNNNNNNNNNNNNNNNNNNNNNNNNNNNNNNNNNNNNNNNNNNNNNNNNNNNNNNNNNNNNNNNNNNNNNNNNNNNNNNNNNNNNNNNNNNNNNNNNNNNNNNNNNNNNNNNNNNNNNNNNNNNNNNNNNNNNNNNNNNNNNNNNNNNNNNNNNNNNNNNNNNNNNNNNNNNNNNNNNNNNNNNNNNNNNNNNNNNNNNNNNNNNNNNNNNNNNNNNNNNNNNNNNNNNNNNNNNNNNNNNNNNNNNNNNNNNNNNNNNNNNNNNNNNNNNNNNNNNNNNNNNNNNNNNNNNNNNNNNNNNNNNNNNNNNNNNNNNNNNNNNNNNNNNNNNNNNNNNNNNNNNNNNNNNNNNNNNNNNNNNNNNNNNNNNNNNNNNNNNNNNNNNNNNNNNNNNNNNNNNNNNNNNNNNNNNNNNNNNNNNNNNNNNNNNNNNNNNNNNNNNNNNNNNNNNNNNNNNNNNNNNNNNNNNNNNNNNNNNNNNNNNNNNNNNNNNNNNNNNNNNNNNNNNNNNNNNNNNNNNNNNNNNNNNNNNNNNNNNNNNNNNNNNNNNNNNNNNNNNNNNNNNNNNNNNNNNNNNNNNNNNNNNNNNNNNNNNNNNNNNNNNNNNNNNNNNNNNNNNNNNNNNNNNNNNNNNNNNNNNNNNNNNNNNNNNNNNNNNNNNNNNNNNNNNNNNNNNNNNNNNNNNNNNNNNNNNNNNNNNNNNNNNNNNNNNNNNNNNNNNNNNNNNNNNNNNNNNNNNNNNNNNNNNNNNNNNNNNNNNNNNNNNNNNNNNNNNNNNNNNNNNNNNNNNNNNNNNNNNNNNNNNNNNNNNNNNNNNNNNNNNNNNNNNNNNNNNNNNNNNNNNNNNNNNNNNNNNNNNNNNNNNNNNNNNNNNNNNNNNNNNNNNNNNNNNNNNNNNNNNNNNNNNNNNNNNNNNNNN of Lates calcarifer isolate ASB-BC8 linkage group LG12, TLL_Latcal_v3, whole genome shotgun sequence contains these proteins:
- the LOC108881501 gene encoding MAP kinase-activated protein kinase 2 isoform X1, encoding MHHNQEEQSGNPITAQHGTAQHSGSNSLSSSGLADLQPPAYSKLDFRRNAVTDDYKITAQVLGLGINGKVLECYCKKTGEKCALKILYDTPKARREVELHWRVSGGPHIVPILSLYENMHHGKKCLLIIMECMEGGELFSRIQARGDQAFTEREASEIMHDIGTAIEYLHHMDIAHRDVKPENLLYTTKESNATLKLTDFGFAKETTLHNSLQTPCYTPYYVAPEVLGPEKYDKSCDMWSLGVIMYILLCGFPPFYSNTGQAISPGMKQRIRLGQYEFPNPEWADVSEEAKQLIIQLLKTDPNERMTIGQFMNHPWISQSMVVPPTPLHTSRVLTEDKELWDDVKEEMTSALATMRVDYDQVKIKDLDTSNNPLLNKRRKRPMPAGADRGGQADGGDGDEGVVCNSHREVTFSEEHGKMIIGQK